The Methanofastidiosum sp. genomic sequence ACACCAATATATTTATTTGAAGAAGGATTAACGGACTTAATATTGGATTCGAAGTTATAATCCCACAATAAGCTTCCTTTATTAGTTAGTAAAGATAATTTATTGCTATCACTTAATAAAATTAATGATTCTTCAAATATTTTAGCCTCTCTTTGATTTGTTAAAGTATTTAATTTCCATTTTGGTGACACGTTATCCGAAAAGGATTTATCAAGAAAACCTCCCCACCAACCCCCTCCTAAGGGAACCCATACCAAGCTAGGCTGAGCTTTTTGGGGGTCTGTAGTTCCTACAAGATCATAGTATTCTAATCCATCTGAAGTCAAAGCTAGAAGAAAGTCCCCATTAGGAGAAATACTAACAGAAGATGCATTTTTTCTAGTAGACCATATTATTGTATCCTTTCCGTAAACGTATATTGAAGATCCTGAACCATACCCAGATGCTGCAGTGTAAAATCCACTTTTTACGAGAGAAATACTAGATAAAGATCCGGGCAAAATAAAACAAAAGCTTTCAGTTTCATCTGCCACAACAGAAAAAAATTGCGTAACTAAAAGCATCATAAATACTAATACAAATATTTTTTTCATATTTAACCTCCGTATTATTTCCTACTTTCCATATATATAAAAATATGGAAAAAAATAGGGAAAATATGGAAAGCCTAACAAATTAAATATAAAAAAATATTATTTAGGCTTGTGTGGCCCTAAAACTACCAAGGCTTGAGTTCATTCCCCGGGTAATGACATCAAATGTTAACTGATGAATTATTCCTGCAACATCAATTCCTATGTCCTGTACTTCAGACATATTGAGGTGTATTACATCTGGCTCTATCACACTCATTGCCACAGGAGAAAATTTTATTACTGCTTCAAACAAAGTTTCAATATCAAAAAATAAGGCTTCCATCCCAACTACTCCTTCCCAAGCTTCGCCCTCTCCAACTTTCTTTGCAAGCATCTTATTTATTAGTGCCCCTGTATCATTTACAAGGTCTTTTGTCTTTTCCATTACAGACTTTTCATCCTTTGCCCTAGCCTCAACTACAAACTTAAATAAGACCCCACCTTGGTCTATCGCCTCTTCAATTTGTTCTTCTTCAAGCCCAATTTTTTTCTGGGTTAAGCCTTCAGTTTCTCCGATTCTGTAAAGGGATAAACTATATTTTTTGCATAGTTTGTTAATTGTAGCTGAAACATCACCAAAAATCTCCAGAAGTTCCTTTGATTTGATCTTTACATCTCCACTTATAATTTCAATTGTTGAGGGTACAAGTCTCATACAAAGGGTGATGTACTCTCTAAACTCTGTCTTAATATCAACTTCAACTACTGAAGAGTAAAAAATCCTGCCCATCTCGTCTTCATCAGATATAATCTCATGGAATAGCTCTCTAGTTATCTTTACATTTTTTAAAGACTTGATCTCCTCAAGCAATTTTTTAAGCGAGATTTCAAGAGCCTCTTTTGAGTTACTCTGGGATTCTAAGTAAAAAGTAGCTTCAATCATAAAATATATTCAAAAAATCTATTTATAAAGTTTTCAACACTGCTAACGGTAAAGTTTAAAATAAAATGAAATGAAAAAAATCAATATGTTTGAAATAGGTATAGTTGGGGCCGGGAAAATTGGTAGCGGCATAATAAAAGGTCTAATTGAGAAAAAGGCACTCAAAGGGGAAAATATTATCCTAAATGATGTTTCAGAAAACATATTAAATCCAATTAAAAGTGAATATGGAATAAATATATCGTTAGATAATAAAGATGTTTTTTCATCTTCTAAAGTAATTATAGTGGCTATAAAGCCTAATTTAATTGCCACAGTACTTGGAAGTGTCAAAGACTTAAACTTAGGTGGAAAACTCGTAATTTCTGTTGCTGCAGGAGTTCCTATAAGATTTATTGAAAATATTATCCCAAATGTGGCAGTTATCCGAGTCATGCCAAATATTTCACTCTCTATTGGTTTCTCACCATCCTGTTATTCACTAGGGAAACATGTGGCTAAAGAAAATGAAGAGCAATTCGTAGATATTTTCAAGAATCTTGGTTCAGTTATCAAAGTCGATGAAAGTAAGATGGACGCCGTTACTGGGTTATCTGGATCTGGTCCTGCATATGTTTTTTCATTTCTAAAGGCATTGACTGAGGGCGGAATAAAAGCTGGATTATCTGAAGAGATTTCTAGAAAACTTTCTTTGGATACCTTATATGGGGCAGTTTTAATGGCATCTTCAACTGACAAGAGCTTTGAAGAGTTAATAAATATGGTAAAAACACCTGGCGGCACAACTGAAAAAGGATTACTGAAACTTGAAGAGTATCTGATGGAAAAAGGGATAACAGAAGCAGTTATAAAAGCCACAGAAAGGTCAAAAGAATTGGGGGAAGTATATGGAAAGTGTTAAGGATAAGGCCATTTTGGTAAAAGAAGCTTTCATCAAACTATCCAACGCTAATACGAATGATAAAAATGAAGCATTACTTCTTATGGCAAAATCGCTTGACAAGAACAGAAAAAAGATTTTAGAAGCCAATAGTTTTGATATTGCCGAAGCTAAAAAACTCTTTCAAAAAGGAGAATTGACAGAATCTCTTGTAAAAAGGCTTGAGGTGACTGATTCAAAAATAAATGATATGATTAGCGGTATTAAAGATGTGGCAAAGCTAGAAGATCCAGTTGGGAAAACTCTTAGCGGAATTGAACTCGATTCTGGGCTGGATCTCTACCAGATTGCCGTACCAATAGGCGTAATTGGGATGGTATTTGAATCAAGGCCTGATGTAGTACCACAAATAATATCTCTTGCACTCAAAAGTGGGAATGGGGTTTTATTAAAGGGGGGCAAGGAATCAGTGAAAACAAATAGGGCAATTTATGAAGTTTTGATTGGCTCTATTAAAAATAAATCAATTCCAAAAAATGCATTCCAGCTGTTAGAAAAAAGGGAAGATGTAACTGAAATGTTAAAACTAGACAAATACATCGACCTCATAATCCCAAGAGGGTCAAATGATTTTGTAAGATTTGTACAGTCAAACACTAAAATTCCTGTCCTAGGCCATGCAGATGGAATATGTCACGCTTATGTCGATAAAAAATATAGTGAGGAGAAGGCTCTTGATGTATGTTTTGATGCAAAGGTGCAGTATCCTGCGGTATGTAATGCTATTGAAACATTGCTAGTGCACGAAAAATCAGCTAAGAAGTTTCTCCCAAAAATTGGAAAGATGTACAAAGAATCTAATGTAGAGATGAGATGCTGTGAGCAAAGCTATGAAATTCTAAAGGATTTAAAAGTGAAAAAGGCAAAGGAGAAGGACTGGGCAACTGAATATAACGATCTAATAATAGCAATAAAAATTGTGAAATCTTTAGAAGATGCAGTTTCCCATATTAATAAGTATGGCTCTCATCATACAGATACAATAATCACAGAGGACAAAAAGGCCAGTAAATATTTCTTGAACTTTGTGGATTCTTCTTCAGTGATGCTAAATGCTTCTACTAGATTTGCAGACGGATTTAGATATGGAAAAGGTGCAGAAATTGGGATAAGTACTGGAAAAATACATGCAAGAGGACCGACTGGTATGGAAGGAATGCTAATATACAAATATGTTTTATTAGGAAATGGTCACAAAGTTTCAGATTATGTTGGGGAAAACGCAAAAGTATACACCCATAAGAAAATTGATAAAAAATTTAATGAATCTTTAAAATGATTAAGAAGGCAATAAAATGGCTAACAGGAAAGAGCTTTTCAGGAATGTAAAAAAAATAGTTGTAAAAATTGGAACATCAAGCCTTACTACCAAAGAAGGAAAGTTTAACAAAGATTTTGCCAGAGAAGTTGCAAGACAAGTTTCAATATTAAAATCAGAAGGGGTAGATATAATCCTTGTTTCCTCAGGTGCTATTGGAACAGGCTGTGAAATATTAGAATTCAAAGAGCGCCCAAAATCAATACCGTTAAAGCAGGCAACTGCTGCTGTTGGCCAGGGCATTTTAATGCATGAGTGGAGCGAGGTCTTTAAAGAGTTTGGCCTTAAAGTTGCACAGATTCTTCTAACATATGATGCTTTTTCAGACAGAAAGACTTACCTTAATCTTAGAAACAGTATGGCTGTTCTTTTAGAACTAGGGGTAGTACCTATAATAAACGAAAATGATCCGATATGCGTACATGAGATTGGTGAAACTTTTGGGGACAATGATACCCTATCAGCTATGGTTTCAAGTAAGGTTGAAGCCGATTTATTAATACTAATGACCGATATAGACGGTCTTTATACTAAAAATCCTAAAAAATCAAAAGATGCTAAGAAAATACCTATTATTGAAGAGATTACCCCAGAAATAGAAAGTTTTGGGGGAGGGGCTGGAGAAAAGGGTACAGGTGGAATGAAAACTAAATTAGAAGCTGCTAAGATTGCACAAAAATCAGGATGTTACATGATTATAGCTTCAAGTGAAGATAAAGACTTAATTTCTAGAGCTGTGTCAGGAGAAGATATTGGAACCTTATTTATCCCTACAAAAAAAATAGAGAAGAACAAAATAAGGTGGATTACTCTTGCAAAACCTAAAGGTAAGATTTTTGTAGATGAAGGTGCAAAAAATGCTCTTTTAGATCACAAAAGCCTGCTGCCAAGAGGAATAGTTAATGTTCAAGGAGAATTTGAAGCAGGTGACATCGTTTCAATTCAGACTGAAAAAGGTATTTTTGCCAAAGGGATAACAAACTATACTAAAAAGGAACTTGAAATGATAAAGGGTCGAAATACTGAGGAGATAGAGCCCATTTTAGGATATAAAAATTATAATGAGATAATAAAGAGTGAAAATATAGGGATTATAAAAAAATAATTACTTGTTCCTATATTTAATTGTCAAAAAATCCCATGTTTCTCCTTTAGATCCACCAGTAACAAGTATATTGTTTTCCGAATCTATTGCAATCCCATTTGCTTGTGATATTCTACCATTATCGTATATCTTTTCCCAGAGAAGTGTGCCTTTAGTGTCATATTTTAAAGTTATAAATCCATAATTTATTTCATTGATTTGTGTTATTCCAGTGACTAAAATATTATCGTTTTTATCAATTGTGATATCATAGGCTCTATCGTAATTGCTTTTTTCATATATTTTTTCCCATAGAATATTTCCTTCAGAATTTGATTTTACTGTATAGATTTTATATTTATCTTTAGCCATCACAAATCCGGTTACAATAATATTGTCCTTGGAATCAATGCCTACAGAGAATGCTTCGGCATATGGCTCAGAGGTGCCCCATTTGCCATGCCACAATTTGTTGCCATCTTTATCATACTTAAATGTGTAAAATGTATAATCGCCACGCCCTCTATGTTCTTTACCGTTACTAGAAAATCCTGTTACAATAATATTATCTTTTGAATCTACTGCAATCCCATAAGGAACGTCGTCTTCACCATTGGTCCACATGACTTTCCATAGCATGTTACCATCGTTATCATATTTAATTGTGTAATAATTATATACTATCACTTTTGTCCTACCTGTAACAATAATGTTATTCTTTGAATCTACTGCAACGTCATATGCAATATCGTCGTTTCCTCTATTTGGAGAATCATTCCAAATCACCTCTCCATTTTTATCATATTTTATTATGAAATATTTCCCACTTGCAGTTCCTACGGTAATAATATTGTCCATCGAATCTACTGCAATGCCATATGATTCGTCCCTAATGCCAACATTGAATCTTTGTTCCCAAGCCACGTCTCCATTTTTATCATACTTGATTGTATAAAAATCTCGATCTCTTCTAATTATATCTCGGGATGTTCCTGTGACTATTACATTGTCCTTTGAATCTATTACAGTTGCATATGCCATTTCATCTAATCCGCCATCGTATCTTTGTTCCCAGATAATATCTCTAAATTGGCCAAAAACTGGAGCTAAGGTTATTATAAAAACAATAAATGTTGCAATAAAGTATCTTTTTCTCATAGGACCACCAAGGTATAAAAACAACATAAAACGCATATATAAGATTTTTGCCGAATAGAGTATTACGCCGATATTAAGACATTTGAAAAGCCTTATAAATCGAGTTCTTTTCCCATTTCCAATGAATACTCTCATACTAACAGAAAAACCAAATGTAGCAGAAAAAATTGCAAACTTTCTTGGAAATGCAAAGAAAAACCAGTATGAGGGTGTAAAATACTATGAAGTTGAAGAAGGTGGCAATAAAGTATACGTTGTCTCTGCAGTTGGCCATCTTTACAAGTTACGACAGAGAACTCCGATAAGAGACTATCCATTTTTTGATGTGGAGTGGGTTGAAACATTCAAGAACAGTAAGAAAAGTAAATATGTAGAACCCTATGTAAGGCTTATCGAAGAGATATCAAAGGAAATGGACACATTTGTAAATGCATGTGACTATGATATTGAGGGTTCAGTTATAGGCCATAACGCACTTGTCTATGGTGCAAAGACAGATATCTCAAAATCATTTAGGATGAAGTTCTCATCGTTAACAAAGGATGAGATTATATCCGCCTATGAGAATCTAAATCCTCCGGATTACCCAATGATAAACGCTGGTCTTGCAAGACACATCCTTGACTGGTACTATGGTATAAACACTTCGAAGGCGATGACAGAGTCTTTGAAAAAAGTTTCTGGGAGGTATGTAACACTTTCAGCAGGACGAGTCCAGACGCCAACTTTGAAGTTTCTACTAGAAAGGGAAAAAGAAATTTATCAGTTCGTATCAGAGCCATACTGGATTTTATTTATTGAATTCAAAAAAGATGGTATTTCAGTAAAAGCATCTTACCAAAAGGAATTCTTCGATGAAAATGAAGCTTTGTCAATTTTTAAAGACATTAAGAATAAACCTGCTTTAGTAAAGGAGATATCAAAGAAAGAAAAAAGGATTAATCCACCGCACCCATTTGACCTAGGTACCTTGCAAAAGGAAGCCTACAAGAACTTTAGCTATTTACCAAAAAGAACTCAAGACATTGCACAGTCGCTTTACGAGGCGGGGTTAATTTCCTACCCAAGAACATCATCCCAAAAATACCCCTCTAGTCTCAATTTACGAGGAATAATGGAGAAGTTAAAGAAAATAGAAGAATACTCCAGCCATTGTGAAGAGCTAATGAAGACAAATCTAATTCCAACTGAAGGTAAAAAAGATGACCCTGCACATCCTGCAATCCACCCAACAGGGGAATTGCCTAAAAAACTAAAAGACGATCAGTCAAATCTCTATGATCTTATAGTCAAGCGATTCTTAGCTGTCTTTGGAAAGCCTTACGTTTACGAGTCGATTTCAGTTGAGATGGATGTAAACGGCCATTCATTTTTTGCAAGTGGAAGAGTTGGTATTGACCCCGGATTTTTGAAATACTACGGCGATTATTCTGGTGTTGAAGAGGTATTGCTTCCTGAGCTAACGCA encodes the following:
- the proC gene encoding pyrroline-5-carboxylate reductase, which encodes MKKINMFEIGIVGAGKIGSGIIKGLIEKKALKGENIILNDVSENILNPIKSEYGINISLDNKDVFSSSKVIIVAIKPNLIATVLGSVKDLNLGGKLVISVAAGVPIRFIENIIPNVAVIRVMPNISLSIGFSPSCYSLGKHVAKENEEQFVDIFKNLGSVIKVDESKMDAVTGLSGSGPAYVFSFLKALTEGGIKAGLSEEISRKLSLDTLYGAVLMASSTDKSFEELINMVKTPGGTTEKGLLKLEEYLMEKGITEAVIKATERSKELGEVYGKC
- a CDS encoding glutamate-5-semialdehyde dehydrogenase gives rise to the protein MESVKDKAILVKEAFIKLSNANTNDKNEALLLMAKSLDKNRKKILEANSFDIAEAKKLFQKGELTESLVKRLEVTDSKINDMISGIKDVAKLEDPVGKTLSGIELDSGLDLYQIAVPIGVIGMVFESRPDVVPQIISLALKSGNGVLLKGGKESVKTNRAIYEVLIGSIKNKSIPKNAFQLLEKREDVTEMLKLDKYIDLIIPRGSNDFVRFVQSNTKIPVLGHADGICHAYVDKKYSEEKALDVCFDAKVQYPAVCNAIETLLVHEKSAKKFLPKIGKMYKESNVEMRCCEQSYEILKDLKVKKAKEKDWATEYNDLIIAIKIVKSLEDAVSHINKYGSHHTDTIITEDKKASKYFLNFVDSSSVMLNASTRFADGFRYGKGAEIGISTGKIHARGPTGMEGMLIYKYVLLGNGHKVSDYVGENAKVYTHKKIDKKFNESLK
- the proB gene encoding glutamate 5-kinase, which gives rise to MANRKELFRNVKKIVVKIGTSSLTTKEGKFNKDFAREVARQVSILKSEGVDIILVSSGAIGTGCEILEFKERPKSIPLKQATAAVGQGILMHEWSEVFKEFGLKVAQILLTYDAFSDRKTYLNLRNSMAVLLELGVVPIINENDPICVHEIGETFGDNDTLSAMVSSKVEADLLILMTDIDGLYTKNPKKSKDAKKIPIIEEITPEIESFGGGAGEKGTGGMKTKLEAAKIAQKSGCYMIIASSEDKDLISRAVSGEDIGTLFIPTKKIEKNKIRWITLAKPKGKIFVDEGAKNALLDHKSLLPRGIVNVQGEFEAGDIVSIQTEKGIFAKGITNYTKKELEMIKGRNTEEIEPILGYKNYNEIIKSENIGIIKK
- the topA gene encoding DNA topoisomerase I, with the translated sequence MNTLILTEKPNVAEKIANFLGNAKKNQYEGVKYYEVEEGGNKVYVVSAVGHLYKLRQRTPIRDYPFFDVEWVETFKNSKKSKYVEPYVRLIEEISKEMDTFVNACDYDIEGSVIGHNALVYGAKTDISKSFRMKFSSLTKDEIISAYENLNPPDYPMINAGLARHILDWYYGINTSKAMTESLKKVSGRYVTLSAGRVQTPTLKFLLEREKEIYQFVSEPYWILFIEFKKDGISVKASYQKEFFDENEALSIFKDIKNKPALVKEISKKEKRINPPHPFDLGTLQKEAYKNFSYLPKRTQDIAQSLYEAGLISYPRTSSQKYPSSLNLRGIMEKLKKIEEYSSHCEELMKTNLIPTEGKKDDPAHPAIHPTGELPKKLKDDQSNLYDLIVKRFLAVFGKPYVYESISVEMDVNGHSFFASGRVGIDPGFLKYYGDYSGVEEVLLPELTQGEMLEKISPKKEEKATKPPARYNPASAVSEMEKLGIGTKATRANIVDILYDRNYIDGRQIIVTDLGEGIVGTLEKYCPDIVSVELTKHFEEQMEKIQDNEITKEEILSEAKEKLTDIFTKFKENEEDVGKELLVYLEREERRRNYVGICPICGEGELFIRSGRFGPFIACQRYPECNATFSLPSNCLVTPTEDKCKICGFPVVIATRKRSRPQTVCINQECPSKNNYSAPMEGKKCPRCGENLVIKKSFYGPFIGCSSYPKCRYTEKILEEKVEEK